One window of Gemmatimonadota bacterium genomic DNA carries:
- a CDS encoding PfkB family carbohydrate kinase, producing MHKISRTVNPIRNSEIKDRYVIVGLGELLWDMLPSGPQLGGATANFAYFASLLDEEGIVASRVGPDDLGDTAVDRIAGLGLPTGAIQRDEIYPTGTVDVTIGPDGQPDFIIKGNVAWEHMEWSSGWSELAARADAVCFGTVSRHQAGSIGAVTAFLEALRPSALRIFDVNLRQDRYSATLLHDSLQHAHIVKLNDEELRTVCPLLDLGGEDLESMAGQLRETYELEVVCVTRGAEGSLLVTASETVSHPGVPVDVVDTIGAGDAFTAVLASGYLRGVPLERVSEAANLLGAWVASQTGAMPAADEAVCSDVRDILREA from the coding sequence ATGCATAAAATCAGCCGGACAGTTAATCCCATCCGTAATTCTGAAATAAAAGACCGCTACGTCATCGTCGGCCTGGGCGAACTGCTGTGGGACATGCTGCCGTCGGGCCCCCAGCTCGGCGGCGCCACGGCGAACTTCGCCTACTTCGCGTCACTCCTGGATGAGGAGGGGATCGTCGCGAGCCGGGTCGGACCGGACGACCTGGGCGACACGGCCGTAGACCGTATCGCCGGTCTCGGCTTGCCCACCGGCGCGATTCAGCGGGACGAGATCTATCCCACCGGGACAGTCGACGTTACCATAGGACCTGACGGTCAGCCCGATTTCATCATTAAAGGCAACGTTGCCTGGGAGCACATGGAGTGGTCGTCCGGCTGGTCGGAACTGGCCGCGCGGGCGGATGCCGTGTGCTTCGGGACCGTATCCCGTCACCAGGCTGGTTCGATCGGCGCGGTCACGGCGTTTCTCGAAGCATTGAGACCCTCCGCTCTAAGAATCTTCGACGTGAACCTGCGGCAGGACCGCTACTCCGCGACGCTCCTTCACGATTCCTTACAGCACGCCCATATCGTCAAGCTGAACGACGAGGAACTGCGGACGGTCTGTCCCTTGCTGGACCTCGGTGGTGAAGATCTCGAGTCCATGGCGGGACAGTTACGCGAGACTTACGAATTGGAAGTGGTCTGCGTCACCCGCGGCGCGGAAGGCAGCCTGCTGGTCACCGCGTCGGAGACCGTGTCGCACCCGGGCGTGCCGGTCGACGTAGTGGATACCATTGGAGCCGGTGACGCATTCACCGCGGTCCTGGCCAGCGGGTACCTGCGCGGCGTGCCGCTTGAACGCGTGAGCGAAGCCGCCAACCTGCTCGGCGCCTGGGTGGCGTCTCAGACCGGGGCCATGCCGGCGGCCGACGAGGCGGTGTGCTCCGACGTCCGGGATATCCTGCGGGAAGCGTAA